The window CAGGGGCACGTCCAGGTCGTCGTGAACCTCGTCGATTTCGGCATGAACCTCCAGGAAGCGGGAGACGCGATTCGCTTCCACCACACCGGGTCGAGCGAACCGACAGGGACGGTCATGAAGGACGGAGGAGAGCTCTACCTCGAGGAGGGCCTGCCGGAGCCGGTCCTCCAGGAGCTGATGAGACGCGGTCATAGGATCGGAAGGGAGCCGGTCGGCGCCTACGGCGGCTACCAGGCGATTGCCCGCGACCCGTCGACGGGGTTCTTCCTCGGTGCGACGGAGAAACGAAAGGACGGGGCTGCCGCAGGTTTCTGATTGGTCGGGAACGCATTCGGGGAGTCCCGGCCGGGCCGGTGAGCGGTGTAATCTGCCCGCCATGAGCGTCCAGACCGCAGAGAAGGCCACCCCCCGCGTCTCGGAGCGGGGCCGGCGCGTCCCCGCCTCCCCCATCCGCAAGCTCGCCTCCTTCGCCGACGCGGCGAAGAAGCGCGGCGTGAAGGTCTACCACCTGAACATCGGCCAGCCCGACCTCGAGACCCCCGCGCCGATGCGGGACCGGCTCGCGCAGATCCACGACAAGACCTACGCCTACACCCCCTCGAACGGCACCCCCGAGTGTCTCGACTTCCTCGTCGGCTACTACCGCGGCCGCGGCGTCGAGCTGACGAAGAGCCAGGTCATCACGACGACGGGCGGGAGCGAGGCGGTCCTCTTCGCCTTCATGGCCTGCTGCGAGACGGGCGACGAGGTCCTCCTCGTCGAGCCCTTCTACACGAACTATCGCGCCTTCGCGGCGATGGGGGGCGTCGAGCTGAAGCCGATCGTGACCCGCGCCGAGGACGGATTCCACCTTCCCGCGCGCGGGGAGTGGGAGAAGGCGCTCACGCCGCGGACGAAGGCCGTCATCCTCTGCAACCCCAACAACCCGACCGGGACCGTCTACTCGAAGGAGGAGCTCGTCCGGGTCGCCGAGTTCTGCCGCGACCACGGCCTCTTCCTCATCGCCGACGAGGTCTACCGCGAGTTCGTCTACGACGGGCGAGAGATCACGAGCGCGCTCTCGCTTCCGGGCTTCGAGGACGTCGTCGTCGTCGTCGACAGCCTCTCCAAGCGCTACAGCGCCTGCGGCATCCGGCTCGGCTGCCTCGTCACCCGCAACCCCGAGGTCTACCAGTCGTGCCTCCACATGGCGCAGGGGCGCCTCTCTCCGCCGGGGCTCGCGCAGGCGATCGCTCCCGGCGCCGCCCTCCTCGGCCCCGAGTACGTCGAGGGCGTCGTCAGGGAGTACGGCCATCGGCGCGACATCCTCTTCACCGAGCTGACGAAGATCCCCGGCATCTTCTTCCGCAAGCCCGAGGGCGCCTTCTACTTCGTCGCGCGCATCCCGGTGAAGGACAGCGAGGACTTCGCCCAGTGGCTCCTCACCGACTTCCAGCTCGACGGCGCCACGGTCATGGTCGCCCCGGCGGACGGCTTCTACGCGACGCCGGGCCTCGGCAAGGACGAGGTGCGGATCGCCTACGTCCTGAAGGCCGAGGACCTCACCGCGTCCTGCCGGATCCTCGAGGCGGCGATTCCGGCGTACCGGGCCGCGCGAGGGCTCTGACCCGGGAGAATGAGGACTCGCAAGGGCCGGTTTGAACAGAATCCGGCCCTTGCATTTCCGGGAAACGGGCGCCACATTCTCGCCAAGGGACAGGCAACCCAAGGGAGTTCCCTCCACTTACAGACCTCACTACCCCTGGTCGGCGAGGAACCACTCTCCGCCGCCCCCCTCCTCGCAGGCCAGGGACGCCGGGAGCGAAGCTCAGGTGCTCGCTCCCGGCAGCTTTTTCAGGGCGCCCCTGAAGCGGGACCGCAGGCCGAGGTAACGTCCGTCGCGTGAAGGACTCCGTCGCGTTCGCCCTGTGCCTCGGCCTCGCAGCGCTTTCCACGGCGTGCGGAGATGTGGCGACCGGGCCGCCTCCTCCCGGCCCGGCGCCCGCCCTCCCGGCGGCGGCGCCGAATCCCGCTCCTCTGCCGCCTGTCCGCCCGCCCGAGACCCTCGAGCGTCTCGGGGCCACCGGG is drawn from Holophagales bacterium and contains these coding sequences:
- a CDS encoding pyridoxal phosphate-dependent aminotransferase, with protein sequence MSVQTAEKATPRVSERGRRVPASPIRKLASFADAAKKRGVKVYHLNIGQPDLETPAPMRDRLAQIHDKTYAYTPSNGTPECLDFLVGYYRGRGVELTKSQVITTTGGSEAVLFAFMACCETGDEVLLVEPFYTNYRAFAAMGGVELKPIVTRAEDGFHLPARGEWEKALTPRTKAVILCNPNNPTGTVYSKEELVRVAEFCRDHGLFLIADEVYREFVYDGREITSALSLPGFEDVVVVVDSLSKRYSACGIRLGCLVTRNPEVYQSCLHMAQGRLSPPGLAQAIAPGAALLGPEYVEGVVREYGHRRDILFTELTKIPGIFFRKPEGAFYFVARIPVKDSEDFAQWLLTDFQLDGATVMVAPADGFYATPGLGKDEVRIAYVLKAEDLTASCRILEAAIPAYRAARGL